A stretch of Castanea sativa cultivar Marrone di Chiusa Pesio chromosome 2, ASM4071231v1 DNA encodes these proteins:
- the LOC142625420 gene encoding pre-mRNA-splicing factor CWC22-like produces MGCPIALRKSINGLVNKVNAANVKNIIPQLFSENLIRGSGLFCRSCMKSQMASPGFTDVFAALVAVVNTKFPEVGELLLRRDVVLQLKRAYKRNDKPQLLAAVTFIAHLVNQLVAHEIIALELLAVLLQNPTDSSVEVAVAFVTECGSLLQR; encoded by the coding sequence ATGGGATGCCCCATTGCCCTTCGGAAGAGTATAAATGGGCTTGTGAACAAGGTTAATGCTGCCAACGTAAAGAACATTATCCCACAACTCTTCTCGGAGAATTTGATACGGGGAAGTGGGCTATTTTGTCGGTCCTGTATGAAGTCGCAGATGGCTTCCCCGGGTTTTACAGACGTGTTTGCAGCACTGGTTGCTGTTGTCAACACTAAGTTTCCTGAGGTTGGCGAGCTTCTTTTGAGGAGGGACGTCGTTTTGCAGCTCAAGAGAGCATATAAACGGAACGACAAGCCTCAGTTACTAGCTGCTGTTACGTTTATTGCACATTTAGTGAACCAACTAGTGGCTCATGAGATCATTGCCTTGGAGCTGCTTGCTGTGCTGCTTCAGAATCCAACCGATTCGAGTGTTGAGGTTGCTGTTGCCTTTGTCACAGAGTGTGGATCACTTTTGCAACGATGA